The proteins below are encoded in one region of Aquisphaera giovannonii:
- a CDS encoding DUF6599 family protein produces the protein MNGTGLWAKLSNELAEDPFLALALAAALVAIATTPIAFAVLGRMDWFRARRGRTMQKPEFASIVCGMMLVMAIPAIFAAMVLKSRTFDRNRYEFDPNRTWSVLEQGRGFKSVQEADAAVKKQMEYLAGERKKLVDGLKKLDESMLALRAVAGTSPAVAQAVPGVLQSLAGVRASVGLEGPQQLMDFTAPPVSLAAAIPAGMASPGVPGTAMVAAPAAAPTTGANAAPTPAVPAGSGLSPQQVAAEIAAVPEPQKGIAAMIPLADVPAGWTPGKSGDKYIETFNAENLYEKIDGRAESFTQYNVKGMAYAFYHPTGDPSNEVQLYVFEMSDPLKALGKYGAEKPDEAKVIQVGDEGYTAAGSTLFYASRYYTQIVSTADDPKFAAFALELARKVAEKQKPGSGGASSPPATAVASADPEGEAAAEPTKAESPKPEASKPAASAASAEVTPATYFALLPKDGKQGDNKYVAQDVFGYSFLSDVFMADYKEGEATWQGFLRPYRDDKEAKEMLEKYRASVKQDGAEIKELKADGADEFIVTSNIGLFDVVFRKGNTLAGANGGTTLKPAEDFARAFAKSMPAKLQVIGGK, from the coding sequence ATGAACGGAACGGGCCTCTGGGCGAAGTTGAGCAACGAGCTGGCCGAGGACCCCTTCCTGGCCCTGGCGCTCGCCGCGGCGCTCGTCGCGATCGCGACCACCCCGATCGCCTTCGCCGTGCTCGGGCGGATGGACTGGTTCCGGGCCCGCCGCGGCCGCACGATGCAGAAGCCGGAGTTCGCCTCCATCGTCTGCGGGATGATGCTCGTCATGGCCATCCCGGCCATCTTCGCGGCGATGGTCCTCAAGAGCCGGACGTTCGACCGGAACCGCTACGAGTTCGACCCCAACCGGACCTGGTCGGTCCTCGAGCAGGGGCGCGGATTCAAGAGCGTGCAGGAGGCCGACGCGGCGGTCAAGAAGCAGATGGAGTACCTCGCCGGCGAGCGGAAGAAGCTCGTGGACGGCCTGAAGAAGCTGGACGAGTCGATGCTCGCCCTGCGGGCCGTCGCCGGGACCTCGCCGGCGGTCGCCCAGGCGGTCCCGGGCGTGCTCCAGTCGCTGGCGGGCGTCCGCGCGAGCGTCGGCCTGGAGGGCCCGCAGCAGTTGATGGATTTCACCGCCCCGCCGGTCTCGCTGGCCGCCGCGATCCCCGCCGGCATGGCCTCGCCCGGCGTGCCGGGGACGGCCATGGTCGCAGCCCCGGCCGCCGCCCCGACGACGGGCGCCAACGCGGCCCCCACGCCGGCCGTCCCCGCCGGCTCGGGCCTCTCGCCCCAGCAGGTCGCGGCCGAGATCGCCGCGGTGCCCGAGCCCCAGAAGGGGATCGCCGCGATGATCCCGCTGGCGGACGTCCCCGCCGGCTGGACGCCCGGCAAGTCGGGCGACAAATACATCGAGACCTTCAACGCCGAGAACCTGTACGAGAAGATCGACGGCCGCGCCGAGAGCTTCACCCAGTACAACGTCAAGGGCATGGCCTACGCCTTCTACCACCCGACCGGCGACCCCTCCAACGAGGTCCAGCTCTACGTCTTCGAGATGTCCGACCCGCTCAAGGCCCTGGGCAAGTACGGCGCGGAGAAGCCCGACGAGGCGAAGGTGATCCAGGTCGGCGACGAGGGCTACACGGCCGCCGGCAGCACCCTCTTCTACGCCTCCCGCTACTACACCCAGATCGTCTCCACCGCGGACGACCCCAAGTTCGCGGCCTTCGCCCTGGAGCTGGCCCGCAAGGTCGCCGAGAAGCAGAAGCCGGGCAGCGGCGGCGCCTCCTCGCCCCCCGCGACGGCCGTCGCCTCCGCCGATCCCGAGGGCGAGGCGGCGGCGGAGCCGACCAAGGCCGAGTCGCCGAAGCCCGAGGCCTCCAAGCCGGCCGCGTCGGCGGCGTCCGCGGAGGTCACGCCCGCGACGTACTTCGCCCTGCTCCCGAAGGACGGCAAGCAGGGGGACAACAAGTACGTCGCCCAGGACGTCTTCGGCTACAGCTTCCTGTCGGACGTCTTCATGGCCGATTACAAGGAGGGCGAGGCCACCTGGCAGGGCTTCCTCCGCCCCTACCGCGACGACAAGGAAGCGAAGGAGATGCTGGAAAAATACAGGGCCAGCGTCAAGCAGGATGGCGCAGAGATCAAGGAGCTGAAGGCCGACGGGGCCGACGAGTTCATCGTCACCTCGAACATCGGCCTGTTCGACGTGGTCTTCCGCAAGGGGAACACGCTCGCCGGGGCCAACGGCGGGACGACGCTCAAGCCGGCGGAGGACTTCGCGCGGGCCTTCGCCAAATCGATGCCGGCCAAGCTCCAGGTGATCGGCGGCAAGTAG
- the ftsY gene encoding signal recognition particle-docking protein FtsY: protein MAIKGLFERFKKGLARTAQLFNFRTWFGRKVDQSFLDDLEARLIQADVGVAATTRIIDRVREAFADKTADENLVNFVKGELKGLLEDTTPGVLATAAKKPTVYLIAGVNGSGKTTSIAKLAQRLKDQGNTLVLAACDTFRAAAADQLEIWAKRAGTELVRGASGADPASVAHDACQRAVARGIDILIVDTAGRLHTQTHLMRELEKIRNVIQRLIPGSPHEVLLVLDGTNGQNAIRQAEVFTKSIGCTGVILTKLDGTAKGGVAVAVRQSMKLPIKFIGVGEGIEDLQPFDADTFVESLFE, encoded by the coding sequence ATGGCGATCAAAGGGCTGTTCGAACGCTTCAAGAAGGGGCTGGCCCGGACGGCCCAGCTTTTCAACTTCCGGACGTGGTTCGGCCGGAAGGTGGACCAGTCGTTCCTGGACGACCTGGAGGCCCGGTTGATCCAGGCGGACGTCGGCGTGGCGGCGACGACGCGGATCATCGACCGGGTCCGCGAGGCGTTCGCCGACAAGACGGCCGACGAAAACCTCGTGAATTTCGTCAAGGGCGAGCTCAAGGGCCTGCTCGAGGACACCACGCCGGGCGTCCTGGCGACGGCGGCGAAGAAGCCGACGGTCTACCTGATCGCCGGGGTGAACGGCTCGGGCAAGACGACGTCGATCGCGAAGCTCGCCCAGCGGCTGAAGGACCAAGGCAATACCCTCGTCCTGGCCGCCTGCGACACCTTCCGCGCCGCGGCCGCAGACCAGCTCGAGATCTGGGCGAAGCGCGCCGGCACGGAGCTCGTCCGGGGCGCCTCGGGGGCGGATCCCGCGAGCGTCGCCCACGACGCCTGCCAGCGCGCCGTCGCGCGGGGCATCGACATCCTGATCGTGGACACCGCCGGCCGCCTCCACACCCAGACGCACCTGATGCGCGAGCTGGAGAAGATCCGCAACGTGATCCAGCGGCTCATCCCCGGGTCGCCGCACGAGGTGCTCCTGGTCCTGGACGGCACGAACGGCCAGAACGCCATCCGCCAGGCCGAGGTGTTCACGAAGTCGATCGGCTGCACCGGCGTGATCCTCACCAAGCTCGACGGCACCGCCAAGGGGGGCGTCGCCGTCGCCGTCCGCCAGTCCATGAAGCTCCCCATCAAGTTCATCGGCGTCGGCGAGGGCATCGAGGACCTCCAGCCGTTCGACGCGGACACGTTCGTGGAGTCGCTGTTCGAGTGA
- a CDS encoding DUF362 domain-containing protein: protein MGEKLTRTQIKNLERLGGVNPADEPFSRRQFARQVGGYALVAGGAVGAGMLIRDNWGMEGVKPPPPVKLKDYSIALPSSKPSLVAVRSSPVNPDNHASKEEELAAREEQAFRMVKAGLDAMGGVAQFIKKGDVVVIKPNVAFDKNPDLAATTQPDTVAAVTKLCLGAGARKVIVADNPINNPESCFYKTKVGEAAIRAGAELMLPKESYFEQLYVGGETITGTWRMFYRPFREATKVIGISPVKDHNLCKATVTMKNWYGLLGNPRNQFHQNIHGIISDFALMMKPSLVIADARKMLMRNGPTGGSLNDVKKGDTMVVGTDHTAVDSWCVTRLLEKPRHEILYLDKVIKRGLGQDWRPQWTQEITV, encoded by the coding sequence ATGGGCGAGAAGCTGACCCGGACGCAGATCAAGAACCTGGAGCGGCTGGGCGGGGTGAACCCGGCCGACGAGCCCTTCTCGCGCCGGCAGTTCGCCCGGCAGGTCGGGGGCTATGCCCTGGTGGCCGGCGGGGCGGTCGGCGCGGGGATGCTGATCCGCGACAACTGGGGGATGGAGGGCGTGAAGCCTCCGCCGCCGGTGAAGCTGAAGGACTATTCGATCGCCCTGCCGTCGAGCAAGCCGAGCCTCGTCGCCGTGCGCTCGAGCCCGGTCAACCCGGACAATCACGCCTCGAAGGAGGAGGAGCTGGCGGCCCGGGAGGAGCAGGCCTTCAGGATGGTGAAGGCCGGGCTCGACGCCATGGGGGGCGTGGCCCAGTTCATCAAGAAGGGGGACGTGGTCGTCATCAAGCCGAACGTGGCCTTCGACAAGAACCCGGACCTCGCCGCGACCACCCAGCCGGACACCGTGGCCGCCGTGACCAAGCTCTGCCTGGGCGCCGGGGCGCGGAAGGTGATCGTCGCGGACAACCCGATCAACAACCCCGAGAGCTGCTTCTACAAGACGAAGGTCGGCGAGGCCGCCATCCGCGCGGGGGCCGAGCTGATGCTCCCCAAGGAGAGCTACTTCGAGCAACTCTACGTCGGCGGCGAGACGATCACCGGCACCTGGCGGATGTTCTACCGCCCCTTCCGCGAGGCCACGAAGGTCATCGGCATCAGCCCGGTGAAGGACCACAACCTCTGCAAGGCCACCGTGACGATGAAGAACTGGTACGGCCTGCTGGGCAACCCCCGCAACCAGTTCCACCAGAACATCCACGGGATCATCTCCGACTTCGCGCTGATGATGAAGCCGTCGCTCGTGATCGCCGACGCCCGCAAGATGCTGATGCGCAACGGCCCGACCGGCGGCAGCCTGAACGACGTCAAGAAGGGCGACACCATGGTCGTGGGCACCGACCACACGGCCGTCGACAGCTGGTGCGTCACCCGGCTGCTGGAGAAGCCCCGCCACGAGATCCTCTACCTGGACAAGGTCATCAAGCGCGGGCTCGGCCAGGACTGGCGGCCGCAGTGGACGCAGGAGATCACGGTATGA
- a CDS encoding Uma2 family endonuclease has product MSAKVRPRKKLEPGKGVQSVALTLPEEVRLGVTHEDFQRLCRENPELRLERTADGELIAMAPAGGDSGRSNAKLTARLVGWAEADGTGEAFDCATGFILPNGAIRAPDAAWIPRTKWDSLTTAQRRGFLPLCPDFAVELRSPSDAVAELRRKMKEYIAQGTRLAWFIDPDRGKAEIYRPGRPVEVLDRPATLSGEDVLPGFVLDLKGILFD; this is encoded by the coding sequence ATCTCCGCCAAGGTGCGCCCCCGGAAGAAGCTCGAGCCCGGGAAGGGCGTGCAGTCCGTCGCCTTGACGCTCCCGGAGGAGGTCCGGCTGGGGGTGACTCACGAGGACTTCCAACGGCTCTGCCGCGAGAATCCGGAGCTTCGCCTGGAGCGGACCGCCGACGGAGAACTGATCGCCATGGCGCCCGCCGGGGGGGATTCGGGGAGGAGCAACGCCAAGCTCACCGCTCGCCTCGTCGGATGGGCCGAAGCCGACGGGACCGGCGAAGCCTTCGATTGCGCGACGGGGTTCATCCTCCCGAACGGTGCGATTCGTGCCCCGGATGCCGCATGGATCCCCCGCACTAAATGGGATTCGCTGACGACCGCCCAGCGGCGTGGTTTCCTCCCGCTCTGCCCGGACTTCGCGGTGGAGTTGCGATCGCCGTCCGACGCGGTCGCGGAGCTTCGCAGGAAGATGAAGGAGTACATCGCGCAGGGGACGCGGTTGGCCTGGTTCATCGACCCGGATCGCGGGAAGGCCGAAATCTACCGCCCCGGCCGGCCCGTCGAGGTGCTCGACCGGCCCGCGACGCTCTCCGGCGAGGACGTCCTGCCCGGCTTCGTCCTCGACCTCAAGGGCATCCTGTTCGACTGA
- a CDS encoding Uma2 family endonuclease: MSTSVAELHAKRPADGCPADQAVALSVPPGVKLQVSAEDFWLLACENPDLRLERTAEGVLIVMAPASPDGSQRNLSLAAQLWNWNRQAGIGIAFESSVGFTLPSSAVRGPDVSWIALDRWEKLSPEDRLKFSHICPDFVVELRSKSDTVPDLHAKMEEYLAQGVRLGWLIDPFRGKAEIYRPGRPVEVLDRPATLSGEDVLPGFVLDLKGILFD, from the coding sequence ATGAGCACTTCCGTCGCCGAACTCCATGCGAAGAGGCCCGCCGACGGCTGCCCGGCGGACCAGGCCGTCGCGCTATCGGTTCCGCCTGGCGTGAAGCTGCAGGTCTCCGCCGAGGACTTCTGGCTGCTCGCCTGCGAGAACCCGGACCTCCGGCTGGAGCGGACCGCGGAAGGAGTGTTGATCGTCATGGCGCCGGCATCGCCGGATGGAAGCCAGAGGAATCTGAGCCTCGCCGCGCAACTCTGGAACTGGAACCGCCAAGCCGGCATCGGCATCGCCTTCGAATCGTCGGTCGGCTTCACGCTCCCCAGTTCGGCTGTCCGCGGACCTGACGTCTCCTGGATCGCGCTCGATCGGTGGGAGAAGCTCTCGCCGGAGGACCGGCTGAAGTTCTCGCACATCTGCCCCGATTTCGTCGTTGAGCTCCGATCGAAATCGGACACCGTCCCAGATCTTCATGCGAAGATGGAGGAGTATCTCGCCCAGGGCGTACGCCTCGGCTGGCTGATCGACCCATTCCGCGGGAAGGCCGAAATCTACCGCCCCGGCCGGCCCGTCGAGGTGCTCGACCGGCCCGCGACGCTCTCCGGCGAGGACGTCCTGCCCGGCTTCGTCCTCGACCTCAAGGGCATCCTGTTCGACTGA